From one Lycium ferocissimum isolate CSIRO_LF1 chromosome 7, AGI_CSIRO_Lferr_CH_V1, whole genome shotgun sequence genomic stretch:
- the LOC132062273 gene encoding cytochrome P450 94A2-like: MDIESCCYMAFSLMGLFFLALFFIPSRKNQLYPKSYPLIGSLLELIRNRDRIIQWTSEIFDKLSSSTYTLKAPLGRNIIITKDPSNVKHILKTRFNNYHKESRLTEALSDLFGKSILLVDGSEWKSQRQFLRHDFDPKKFHGYISVAEQELSGRLVPFLSNIAAQENAATTDLQNTFSRLTFDLVCRIGFGFDPKYLLPSMPPTPLADTFKTAVKWSMLRYTTLLLIWKAKKFFNTGSEKRLGLMVDEIHKFVGDIIAKKKERLVMTEDLEDKDVFTSILRRAQGEQLGETFLVHTAVNLILGGQDTLCSALTWFFWLISSNPDVEQEIVREIRERDGLNDMVYMHASIYESMRLYPPVPVETKEAAEDDVWPDGTKVKKGTSIIFHIFAMGRSQELWGSDWADFRPERWLERRSSGTSSSDDWDFIVRDAFTYPVFQAGPRICLGKEIAVVMIKMVVATILKRFRVIPAQDNFSPHYDVFITSKMRHGFPVRIIERH, encoded by the coding sequence ATGGATATTGAGTCGTGTTGCTATATGGCATTTTCTCTTATGGGATTGTTCTTTCTGGCTTTATTCTTCATTCCTTCAAGGAAAAATCAGCTTTACCCAAAATCCTATCCCCTAATTGGTTCCTTGTTGGAACTCATTAGAAATCGCGACCGGATTATCCAGTGGACTAGTGAAATTTTCGACAAGTTATCATCCTCCACATATACACTTAAAGCTCCGCTAGGGCGAAATATCATAATCACTAAAGACCCTTCCAATGTCAAGCATATTCTCAAGACTCGCTTCAATAACTACCACAAAGAGAGCAGACTCACAGAAGCTTTATCAGATTTGTTTGGGAAGAGCATTCTACTCGTTGATGGCTCGGAATGGAAGTCACAGAGACAGTTTTTGCGCCATGATTTCGATCCGAAAAAGTTTCATGGTTATATATCTGTAGCAGAGCAAGAGCTCTCGGGTCGTCTTGTCCCTTTTTTAAGTAATATAGCAGCTCAGGAAAATGCTGCTACAACTGATCTCCAGAATACATTTAGTCGACTCACATTCGATTTGGTATGTCGGATCGGGTTTGGGTTTGATCCGAAGTATTTATTACCCTCAATGCCACCAACGCCTTTAGCCGACACTTTTAAAACTGCTGTGAAGTGGAGTATGTTGAGGTATACTACCTTACTCCTGATATGGAAAGCTAAAAAGTTCTTCAACACGGGGTCCGAGAAAAGACTTGGGCTCATGGTTGATGAAATTCACAAATTTGTGGGTGATATTATcgcaaaaaagaaggaaagattaGTCATGACGGAGGATTTGGAGGACAAGGACGTGTTTACAAGTATATTGAGAAGGGCACAGGGTGAACAACTAGGCGAGACGTTCCTTGTTCATACAGCTGTTAACCTTATCCTTGGAGGACAGGACACGTTGTGTTCGGCTTTAACATGGTTTTTTTGGCTGATCTCGAGTAACCCTGATGTGGAACAAGAGATTGTCAGGGAAATTCGAGAGAGAGATGGTTTGAACGACATGGTTTACATGCACGCTAGTATATATGAGAGCATGAGACTCTATCCGCCCGTCCCTGTGGAAACAAAAGAAGCAGCGGAAGACGATGTTTGGCCTGATGGTACAAAGGTGAAAAAGGGGACGAGCATAATCTTCCACATATTCGCTATGGGAAGATCACAAGAATTGTGGGGCTCAGATTGGGCTGATTTTCGTCCAGAGAGATGGTTGGAGAGAAGAAGTAGCGGCACATCCAGTAGTGATGACTGGGATTTCATCGTGAGAGACGCTTTCACATATCCAGTGTTTCAAGCAGGGCCAAGGATTTGTTTAGGAAAAGAAATTGCAGTCGTGATGATCAAAATGGTGGTTGCCACCATCCTAAAGCGCTTCCGAGTCATTCCGGCTCAGGACAATTTCTCTCCACATTATGATgtatttataacatcaaagaTGAGACATGGCTTTCCAGTAAGAATCATAGAGCGTCATTGA